A genomic window from Corticium candelabrum chromosome 8, ooCorCand1.1, whole genome shotgun sequence includes:
- the LOC134183009 gene encoding piggyBac transposable element-derived protein 4-like encodes MNSFIGLIIYMGIVKVPELSEYWSTTFPFHGLWARRFMSRNRFVAILSVLQLENPRTDKDQGTDPLRNVRGLVDAMRLNCIKYGQPHARVSLDERMVKAKGRFGFRQYMKNKPVKWGVKLYCVCDSISGYTYNFEIYTGKERQTSDAATTAATTSAATTTTAATTTAATTTTATTTSVATTTSAATTSRSRMTQV; translated from the exons ATGAACTCATTCATAGGGCTCATAATATACATGGGAATTGTAAAG GTTCCTGAGCTCTCTGAATACTGGTCCACAACCTTTCCATTTCACGGATTGTGGGCCAGACGGTTCATGTCACGCAATCGTTTTGTCGCTATACTGTCGGTCCTGCAGCTGGAGAATCCTCGCACTGACAAGGACCAAGGGACTGACCCATTGAGAAATGTCAGAGGCCTCGTTGATGCCATGCGCCTCAACTGCATCAAATATGGTCAGCCCCATGCCCGTGTCTCACTTGACGAGCGAATGGTCAAAGCCAAAGGTCGTTTTGGCTTTAG gCAATACATGAAGAACAAACCCGTCAAGTGGGGAGTgaagttgtattgtgtatgcgATTCCATCTCCGGCTACACATACAACTTCGAGATATACACGGGCAAAGAGCGACAAACATCGGATGCGGCGacgacagcagcaacaacatcagctgcaacaacaacaactgcagcaacaacaactgcagcaacaacaacaactgcaacaacaacatcagttGCAACTACAACATCAGCTGCAACCACATCACGATCG CGGATGACACAAGTGTGA
- the LOC134183698 gene encoding UPF0746 protein DDB_G0281095-like: protein MDPLLDQGYTVYTDQFYTSGPLYKELYSRGTMACGTVQQNRKGVPQHFKNPRVFGKSPRGSFRYDRDNELLVIQWVDRSVVTVMSNLHSGHLYTPCERFTKDRAKYEGHHKITISRPEAIGDYNIHMGGVDKSDQMIKYYEVLHKSLRYWKKIFLHMIDLAVFNSYIMFTALQQHPQDPLLKRKGQYTQKDFRCELMRGLAGIDVDEPVPRYCASTQRVVQVRPHLHYQHQQHIQTLQQQMQQQQMQQDLVIQTLQQRMHQQQIQHQQDIQQQQQMHQQQMQQQQQMHQQQMQQLQQQHLLQRQQIEQQIQLIQQQQQQQQQQQQPNPRHSSHIPIVAERSVRCIVCVSAGRKNTKTRYRCQECNVPLCVSSAERHCFLTYHS, encoded by the exons ATGGATCCTCTCCTTGATCAGGGGTACACTGTATACACAGATCAATTCTACACATCTGGACCTCTGTACAAGGAGCTTTACAGTCGGGGTACAATGGCTTGTGGTACCGTCCAGCAAAACAGGAAGGGTGTTCCTCAACATTTCAAAAACCCACGTGTCTTTGGGAAGTCACCACGAG GTTCATTCCGCTATGATCGTGACAACGAATTGTTGGTCATTCAGTGGGTGGACCGGAGCGTGGTGACGGTAATGAGCAACCTTCATTCTGGACACCTCTATACTCCCTGCGAACGATTTACCAAAGATCGCGCAAAGTATGAGGGGCACCACAAGATAACCATTTCCAGACCTGAGGCTATTGGCGATTATAACATCCATATGGGCGGAGTCGATAAGTCCGAccaaatgataaaatattATGAAGTCCTTCACAAGAGCCTCAGGTACTGGAAGAAGatctttctgcacatgattgACTTAGCCGTATTCAACAGCTACATCATGTTTACTGCCCTTCAACAACATCCTCAAGATCCACTTCTCAAGAGGAAAGGGCAGTATACGCAGAAAGACTTCAGGTGTGAGCTTATGCGAGGGTTGGCTGGAATCGATGTCGACGAACCTGTACCACGGTATTGTGCATCAACCCAAAGGGTGGTACAGGTTCGGCCACACCTACATTaccaacatcaacaacacatacaaacactacaacaacaaatgcaacaacaacaaatgcaacaggATCTAGTCATACAGACACTACAACAACgaatgcatcaacaacaaatacaacatcaacaagacatacaacaacaacaacaaatgcatcaacaacaaatgcaacaacaacaacaaatgcatcaacaacaaatgcaacaactacaacaacaacacctcTTGCAACgacaacaaatagaacaacaaatacaactcatacaacagcagcaacaacaacaacaacaacaacaacagccaaaCCCTCGGCATAGCTCACACATCCCGATTGTAGCAGAGCGGTCAgtacgttgcattgtttgcGTCAGCGCAGGTAG